DNA sequence from the Eriocheir sinensis breed Jianghai 21 chromosome 31, ASM2467909v1, whole genome shotgun sequence genome:
GCGCCGCACGGAGTCATTTCCATTATGGCATTATTATTCATTATGAGGCATATTAATATATGATACTGAGTGTTTTCTTCAATCTTCCCTGAGTGATACTAACTGACAATGTTACATACTTATAAAATATTGGTTTTCCTCTCATGGTCACTAGATGCAACAGTAACGAAAATCATACGAGCAATGAAAGACACGACTACCCTTCCTCTCGCGTTGCCTCATCTACTTCAGCTTTGTACTCACGTTTTTAATAGGCGGTGTGCGGCTACCGTTCGTGTATCAGTATCAGGCCAAAAAAGGGGAACAAGTATGCTGAATAATATGCTCTCTGTGTGTCATCATAATCAGTAACAGACTTTTATTTCTCCAGGCAAACAACAGCAGCGGCGGCGACAAGTGGGCAGCAGCCTTGCCAGACGTGGTGGCTGACCTGAGCCTCACCGACGCCCCCGGCCCCCACCAGCCAGCCATGCTTGGCACTCGCGACCCCCACTACCTCGAAGAGCCTCGGCCCCGCCGCCGGGATGCCAGACCTCCTCCCCCGCCTGTAACCCCGCAGGGCCTTGGGGTTGCTCCGCAGGGCTTAGGAGCGTCTTCCAGCCAGCCTATGATGGGAGGAAGTGGCCCCGCTGGGTTAGGGACTTGTGGGTGGCGGCACAACCCCCAACACGGCCAGTGGGTGTCACAGCCGCCGGTGGACCCGCAAAGTGCCGGTGCCCCGCTTGCCTCGCCAGGCCTCGGCCCTGGTGGCGGGTGCGGCATGTCCTTTGAAGGTGATGGAGCAAGGATACGCAGCGCTTCCAGTGAGCCCCGAGGCCCGGCCGGTAACGGCGGAGACCGACGAGTTCGATGTTCCTCGGCCACCAGGTCTCGCCAGCACCGGCCTCGCCCAGCTCAAGGAGATCAGCCACCCCCTGCTCCCGTCAGCCCGACGCCCCAGTCTGGAGCAGCCGTCAGTCACGGGGGGCAGCAGCTTCCCTACCCCCCCGCTGGGCCCCAGCAGGGGGCGGGAGCCATGGGCATGGTGGGTGGTGTCCTAGCCCGCCTAGCTGGATGCTACGAGAACATGGAGCCTGGGCGCGAGGTGGGGGAGGGCATGGCCTACGGCTACCAAGTGAGCGACCTGGAGGCGCTGCTCACCCGCGCCTCGCCCTCCCGCCCGGCCAACCTCCCTATGGTGCTTGCCTCGGCCACGCGCCTCCATAACATGCGTCGGACGCCTGAGCCTCACTTACAGAACCAGCCTCCCGTCCGACCGTATTTACCGTTTGGAATAATAGTAAACGCTGTGTTCAAAACTCGAGACTGGTTGTATGTGAGGACAGCACACGGGGCGGAGGGTTATGTGCCATATCGAGTGTGTCTGCCGCTGGGGATCCTGCCGCCGCCTCGAGAGGGTCAGCACGCCTCCCCCTCCGGCATGGACGTGTCGGGCACTGCTGCGTGGGACAGTCGGACGGACATGTTTCAAGGAGGTCTCGCCCAGCTGCCCAGCCCTCCAACCGTTCCCGCTGCAGTGGCGGGTCTGGGCGCTGTCAACCAGGAGGCAGCAGTCCAGACTCGGGGTAGGTCTCGGGGGCGTCGGCGACCACCCTGCCCGAACACCTCCaaccagacagacacacagaagctGCAACCCGCCGTCCGCAGCCTGTCCGAGTCACGGCCGCCACGCGAGACTCTCGACGCCCCACTGCTCGCCCCCACGCCCTTTGCACCCACGCCGATGGCCCTCGCACCGTTAGCAGCCACACCTGTGCCCACCACCACGGCGGCCGGGTCATCAGCCGACCATATCCTGGTGTAGAGTCCAGCTTTCTTCATTGCTTCTCATCAATAAGTAAGCACCATTCTCTCTAGGTAGTGAAAATGTATAGATTACAAAATTCAGGACCAACAGACTTCCTTATTTCTCTGGCTGAACCTCAGCAAAATTAAGGGTTTGGGATGTTGATCAGACAAGGTGTTTCTCGTGCTCGGCGTTAGGTACGTACAAGTCAGCGAACGCCCgtcgctccactatccaccaaccACCGTCCCACAAGGCTATTTTCTGAGTTCAGCATTTCCCGTCAAGGTCAGACACCAACTCCTCACACGCTGGGTACGACGAATATTGCTGCCCAGTAACAGCCCGTGCGTCCCGCGCCTCACCGTGGGTCCATCCATCGGCCGTGCCCCACGCCAGGGGGAGGGCATGCACGTGTGTATATGAAGAAAAGACCAGTCTGCTACTTCATCTTTTTGCGTAAGATTTTTTTCATGGCATAAAAGAGGTGAATCTGAGCTCCTCTGTCTCATTTGTAATGCTAAAAGGGTATGTAAAGGTGTAGTCACTGCTCGCCTCGCCCGCCGCGTGTATAAAACTCAAACGAGTTCCTAATACGACAATGCTTTGTGAAGTCGTATTTATGGTCATGTCGTTTGCACAAGTGAGCGCGTTTATGGCCGGGCCGTCAGCCTTGGGCGCTCGGGGGCGAAGAGCCGTGACCCTTGCTGGCTCTTGGACCTTGATGGcagcggctgcggcggcgggggCGACGGCCCGGGTGGGGTGACGTCTTCAGGCCGGCGCAGAGCATTGCACCCGCTACCTGCGCCTACTCGGGGACGCATCGTGgcaaaagaaaaaatgtagataATGGTGGGGAAGTGTGACAGGCAGGGTGACCTTGCAGGCGGCCGGCACAGGCTGGCGGCACGAGGCCAAGGCAGACAGCGTCACTCACCCAGCCTCGATGGCTGTGTTATTACTACTCATTTCCAAGATTTTTGATAACCTGCAACTTAGTCATTAGGGGTTATGAAGGCAGTGGTGCCCCTACACCAGTGGCGCCATCAGGGGGCGGCTCATCGGTGCCGGTCGGCTATTACCTACCATCCGCGGGCGGCGCACAGCGTCGCGCAGTTGTCACTCCCAGGTATCGATATTTCATATCCTACACCTGTCGACCTTTTCATCAGGCTGATACAACAAGCGTCGAAACTATAATGGATAATAAGCCAGGCCTTGAATGACTGTAATCCCGCCCGTTATTACGGCGAGAGAAAGCCAGAAAGGACGCATCTAATATGTTGCCTCGGCATGTGATGTCCGCGTCTGGCCTGATAGAGGCGGGAGATATGACTGTGCCGCACGCTCcgcgcccctcccctcctctccacccttcatCCCTCCCGGCTATTGCAGGAAAACAATTACAAATTCTTCCCCTACGGTCGTCCTGGCGCGGCATGGTCACTGCCCCCGCCCTGGCCCTGGCGGCACGCGGCCCGCATTGCCCTCCGCGCCCCGCCCGCATCCCTGCACTGCCCCCGGCCCgcctctccccttctctgtctgtctcgtcGCTGTCCACTTAACTCCCGTTATTTTGCTGTTTTCCGAAAGTAGCAGCCTCTTATTCCAACGAGAAAAATCCTAATGGGAAGGTCCCTTCACATCtttctatgtatatttcttttttctgtctttcctttccttacttggTCTCTTTCAATgtttcttcgcttttttttctctttctgttttgttttttgtattcctcattttttcattgctgttcttttctcttcttctcggaGATGCAAATTAAAGTAATAATTGAGTctaaaaaagacaaaatataaaGATCCTGCCCCTTCGAAAGAAAACTCAAAAGAAGACTTGTACCATGATGACCGACCCAAAAAGTAGAAGTACGTTCCACGAACGCATCCACTGTTGTCTTCAGGGGCACATTAGGGACTGATTTAAGGATTTCTATAAACATAACGCCCATAAGAGGAAGCGCCAGCGGGCTTTcttcccttgagttgcctcctttgctgAATAAATAACAACTGATCCAACCCTCTGCGGGAAAAAGACGTATAGCGACACAGGAACCTTGCCAAACCTAACGTCCACGAGCAATGTTCCGAGATgtgcatagaaaaaaaataaaacaccaacTGATTCTCCATATActgataatactgataataacaataacactaaATATGATAAATATGATTGAATATATCTAAACTGAATTAAACTAAACTAAATAGGACAATAATGGTGATTCTTCGGCTTAATGCGAGTGATGAGACCGTGTAATGGGACTGTGATATGGCCAGGTGGGTGAGgtggagtggcggtggtggtggcggcggtggtggtggtggtggtggtgatgagggtgtctGGTGGGGTGTGTGATGAGGCTGTCTggtggggggaaggaggtggaggtgatgagtGTGTGTGACCATCAGAGATCATGTAGACTATATGGAGTACTTCATGCCATTATTGCtaacagtagttgtagtagtagtagtagtagtagtagtagtagtagtagtagtagtagtagtagtagtagtagtagtagtagtagtagtagtagtagtaatagaaggcaggcaaacagacaaaagcACAAAACACACagacccaaaaaaagaaaaaaaatcaaatacaacAAACATATGACCTCTCACTCCATTCTAATTCACATCCCTCTTAACCTTGACCTGTTTCTCTCACggatattctttcttttccagcGGAGGCGAGTTCGCACacatggaagaagaggatgaggtgaTGGGGGCGAGGAGGCGTGAGGCGcgaagaggggaatggagggcgtgggtgagggggggagggaaggaggagacaggTGATGGTGGCGAGAGTAATACCTGTGCCacctgagagagaaagagtgtgtgtgtgtgtgtgtgtgtgtgtgtgttatcatttaTAGAGGCTTATCCCACCCAGCCCTActtagccccgccccgccccgccccgcctccctACACCCCGCCGCCCCCAGGCACTCACCCAGACGACCCAGTGACAATGTACCGATGTATCCATACCTACACGCACGCACAAAGACCTAGTCCGAACCCTTCTTGTTGAGACGCTGCGCCGATGCTGCCTAGAGAGTGACTGACGGAGGAGAGATAAAGCTATTTTCTATATTAGTTCGTTACGGAAAGATTGTTGTTGTGTTTATATTACGCTATAGAAAGACAGTTACTAGTGctcctatatatatattacgttacGGAAGACAAAGAGTGTTTGTTATAACGGCGGCGAAAGCTGTCTTTATTACGGTATGACTCAGAaaattgtgttgttgttgatgtttataTATTATCGTGTTGTGAAAGGAAAGAACGCCGTGTCTATATTATGTTACGGAGAAAACAAACTTATTTACTCACAATACAACGTGCCGGATAAAAAGCTGAAACACTGTAGAAAGGAAATGGTGTTAATAATGCTACGTTATAGAAAAAGGTTGTAAGTGTTACGTTGTGGCGAGAGTTGTGTGCGTGGTGGAAGTgatgcaggaaggaaaaaagaagacgtGTGTTACTGCGTTGGAAGAGGAGTGTTTGTGACGTTACAGAAAGAACGTTTGTGGCTGCATTCGGAAGCTGTTTACACTAATCTGTATCGAAAGTAGtgtgtatgttcgtgtgtgtgtttgtgtcacgTTCCGTTGTTAACACTTCCCTCTGGTGTGCACGATTGTGAGGTGAAGCGAAagtgaagaggtgtgtgtgtgtgtgtgtgtgtgtgtgtgtgtgtgtgtgcatgaataCCGACCAAATCTTAAAACGTGTGTCTGTCGAATGCTTACGTACAAGTGCCCAACCAATAATAATTAAAgaataacaacgaaaaaaatacgaaaactaATATTCAAGCCAGCCAATAGCCAGCCAGTAGCCAGCCAGCTTCCTCAAGAGGCCTGAAAGTCTTAAGTtggcggtgatggtgaagatgatgcaacagagaggaaagatgatgagATCTAACATCATCGCCAGCAACCTCACCACAGCCAGTTACTAACCTCAGCTGATATGCGCTTGAATACAGATTAcccgcagttttttttttttctgtgtaagaTCTCTCTGAattgggagtgaagggaaggaaacagaggaaggaatgatggagggaggtaaaaagaatGGAGAATAAATAACGGAGAAGAAAacataggagggaaggagggatattaagaagagaaggaaggaagaatggatagagagaaggatggagggacagagggacagtaaggagagaaggaaggaaggaaagaagtatgaAAGCAATGGAGGAGACAGAGggaagcaagagaggaaggaaggaaggaagggaagagggaagaaagaaagtaagggaggaaagagaaaggaagcaagggaagaaagaaaggagtatatatgaaaggatgaaaaagaaaaaaaaaaacaattaggaAACTCTGGCCAAGCTGAGGAAAGTTGGCTggctctgtgtgtgcgtgtgtgtgtgtgtatgtgtgtgtgtgtgtgtgtgtgtgtgtgtgtccgtcggTGTCTAGCATTCCGTATCAGTATTTTCTAGCCGTAAAGGACCAGCGTGTCGATGTTCTATGGATAACTGGTGTGTTGTATTTATTAGTCATTCTTTACTCACTTTGCAATCAAAATAGTGAACTTAGTCCAAACAATAAAAGAGAATGCCAAAGACTTGTGCTCACTCTCTCTAACCTAAAGGTATATAGATCATAATGTTACGCTGGACTGCCTATGTgaccaatttctctctctcattcttcttttttcttactccttcttttaattttattGCTTGTTATATTTTATGGTTGAACCTCGTCTCCCATTTCTtgcactttcctccttttccctctcctcctactccttgtcCTCCcaccctcctactcctactccttttcctcctcctcctcctcctcccttccctcctccttctccccctcctcctcttcctcccttccctcctcctcctcctcttcctccccttatatATATCTTTTGGGTCCCGGTAAATTTCTCGAAATCAATTGCTCGAGAAATAATTTATCGAACTCTCAAATGCTCGAAAGGCAGATTGCTCGAAAATAGTGGTTGAATGGAGAATATTAAGACATGAGATAAAAGAAACACAACTTTATTATTGTAAAATGAACAGATAAAACTAAGAACGGGTACATTTCTATTATACATTAGTTCTTAAATATTCTTCTACATTGTTTGTTTCGTCATAGTTTAAAATAAGAAGGggtacatttttattatttttgttgttcttcatacttaaaaaaaagtattattgcCAATGTTTACTCTATTAGTATGAAATATTGTATGCAACACTTCTTAAATATTCTTCTACACTGCTTGTTTCGTCATTGTATGATACAATATTCTTTAATCGCATTGCACAGTCACGGTACTTTTTTTCTGCCCCAGCTGTACTCACTCCTCCCACATGTTGTTCTATTTGCAATTTTTGTAAACTTTGTTCTCTCTTTAGTCCATCTATAAACTTCCAAACAGACGGATGACTAGAACTTATTTGATGTTCAGAACTGTTGTGCCACCCTCCAATTGCATTATTTGTTTTCGACATTCCTTCTACAACATTATCGAAGCAGTTCCACATTTCATGTTTAAACAAAGGAGCACGTCTACGGCTGCGTCTATACGGCCGCCCAATCCACGTGTCTTCAAAATATTCCACTACTCCTTGAAGCTCATCTGGAAAAATTTCATTTTCAACTAGAAATTCAAATGTTTATCTCATTTTTGGATATTCTCCATTCAACCACAATTTTCGAGCAATCTGCCTTTCGAGCAATTGAGAGTTCGAGAAATTATTTTTCGAGCAATTGATTTCGAGCAATTTACTTTCGAGGAATTACTTTCGAGAAATTTACCTAGATTCCTCGCATTTCGTCCATCAGCTTTATCGTTCCAGGCACTCTGTCATTTGAACTTTATCTTTTCCTTGCCTCATCGTTTGTCttatctttcctcacctttttctctAAGTTATTCCATCGCTCTCCCCACGCTcagtcttttttcctcttccttaggCCATTGCTTTTGGTCTCTCGCTCTGCCTCCCTAAgtagtctttttttatcttctctcctctaacCTAACTGACCCCTGGCTGTGTCTGCCGTGGAAGGCGCCCCTACATCAGCGGTGGAGCGACAACCCGCCCCGTAAAGCGGAGATCGCACTGTTCTTCCCGGAACTTTTGTTGAATATTTTTTTAGCGCCGAGTAAATGATCTTGGCAGGATTTCAGGTTCTCGCATCCTGCCAATCCTCTTTCTCCAGACGCCTCCCGAGTCTCAGCTTGGAGCCTCCACCTTCAAGGTCAACGTGATGTCTTTCTCCTGAGGTAAAGTTTTGGCCCAGCAAGGTCCGTCTGCAGCCACCAACCCCACTTACGCCGCCACTCACCCCGGCCGTTCCTCATCCCATCAGATGTGTTGATGGCCACACATAAAACTTAGGGACTGTGTGGAGAAGCAAATGGCGCATTAGTGCCTGTTACGTGATGTGTTGGCTGGAACTTGAATGTTCACATTGAACCCATAAAACGAGGATCTTGC
Encoded proteins:
- the LOC127005888 gene encoding basic salivary proline-rich protein 2-like, which codes for MELWKPGARKTKKANNSSGGDKWAAALPDVVADLSLTDAPGPHQPAMLGTRDPHYLEEPRPRRRDARPPPPPVTPQGLGVAPQGLGASSSQPMMGGSGPAGLGTCGWRHNPQHGQWVSQPPVDPQSAGAPLASPGLGPGGGCGMSFEGDGARIRSASSEPRGPAGNGGDRRVRCSSATRSRQHRPRPAQGDQPPPAPVSPTPQSGAAVSHGGQQLPYPPAGPQQGAGAMGMVGGVLARLAGCYENMEPGREVGEGMAYGYQVSDLEALLTRASPSRPANLPMVLASATRLHNMRRTPEPHLQNQPPVRPYLPFGIIVNAVFKTRDWLYVRTAHGAEGYVPYRVCLPLGILPPPREGQHASPSGMDVSGTAAWDSRTDMFQGGLAQLPSPPTVPAAVAGLGAVNQEAAVQTRGRSRGRRRPPCPNTSNQTDTQKLQPAVRSLSESRPPRETLDAPLLAPTPFAPTPMALAPLAATPVPTTTAAGSSADHILV